In the Paramisgurnus dabryanus chromosome 5, PD_genome_1.1, whole genome shotgun sequence genome, one interval contains:
- the LOC135744736 gene encoding paraneoplastic antigen Ma1 homolog: MSENDHSKELRSWCANEKIDPQHAILLVGVPSDTDVAFIEDTVQTVKVFGRVRARATKEGTVPGTFLVLCECREKICPTQVPSEVLPSSGDTWKIVVVKDEDPNVNAFSDKLSQFLSREGKSITDLQSLINPLASNVTSPETIIRAIGELLEKTKPTSDGQAYRRLRIFSGIEPTPVGEENSENWLEQARLMIFETECSTKEKRKRIVESLKGPALEVIKAVRVNNPDATALEYIEALESAFSTSESGEDLYFAFRLLRQEPGEASVDKKNR, translated from the coding sequence ATGTCAGAGAACGATCATTCAAAAGAACTTCGCAGCTGGTGCGCAAATGAGAAAATTGATCCCCAACATGCTATTTTACTTGTCGGTGTGCCATCTGACACTGATGTTGCGTTTATCGAAGACACGGTGCAAACTGTTAAAGTCTTTGGTCGAGTGCGGGCTCGCGCAACGAAAGAAGGCACAGTTCCTGGGACATTTTTAGTATTGTGtgagtgcagagagaaaatctGCCCCACCCAGGTGCCATCTGAGGTGTTGCCATCCTCTGGGGACACCTGGAAAATTGTTGTGGTAAAAGATGAGGATCCTAATGTGAATGCTTTTTCTGACAAATTATCTCAGTTCTTAAGTAGGGAGGGCAAAAGCATCACTGACCTTCAGAGTCTGATTAACCCCTTGGCTTCAAATGTTACATCACCTGAGACAATTATTCGCGCCATTGGGGAATTGTTGGAGAAAACTAAGCCTACTAGCGATGGTCAAGCCTACCGTCGCTTGCGCATATTTTCAGGTATCGAGCCTACCCCAGTAGGTGAAGAGAATAGTGAGAATTGGCTTGAGCAAGCTAGATTGATGATTTTTGAGACAGAATGCTCCACCAAGGAGAAGCGCAAACGCATTGTGGAGAGCCTTAAAGGGCCAGCCTTAGAGGTGATCAAAGCGGTAAGAGTCAACAACCCAGATGCTACAGCACTTGAGTATATTGAGGCTTTAGAGAGTGCTTTTAGTACCTCCGAGTCAGGTGAGGACTTATATTTTGCTTTCCGTTTGCTTCGACAAGAGCCTGGAGAGGCCTCCGTAGACAAGAAAAATCGCTAA